The DNA window GTTAAACCACTAGATGGAATCTCAAGCTGTGATGAGATAGAGGACATCTTCGTATTTCCAACAGCTATAGATTGTAAAATAGAGAAATATCTAGATAAGTCATTTATCTCCTCTTGAAGTAAAAATTTAGGTTCAGAATATAAATAATTATCTTTATCAAAAATATTATGTTCTATGTTCCAAAGAGGTGTTCTCTCTCTATCAAAACTTAAGATATATTTTGGAATTCCACCAGTAATTGAGTACATCTCAATTAATGAATGATGCGATTTCTCATTAAAAAATTCTGGATAATATTTAAAATCTATTGGTTTTAATTTTATCTGAGCTGTTCTTCGTCCAAATAGCGGACTATCATAAGCTAAAACCTCAGAGTACATCATAGATATTAGGGACCCGCAAAGAATTATCATAATATTTTTATTCTTTAACTTTTCATCAAAAATTCTTTGGAATATAGATGAGAAACTTTTATTTACCATACAAAGATATTGAAACTCATCAATTACTAAAACAAATTTTTCATCTCCAAGTTTACTTATAAAATAATCAAATAGCGTGTCCCAGTCTTTTATCTCAATTTTTTTTACAAAATCATCATTGAAGTGCTCTCCCAATTGATTTTTAAATCTATTTATTTGAATAGTTTCATTCTGTTTATCTGCAAAGAAATAAAAAGCTTTTTTATCTTTTATAAATTCTTTTATAAGAGTTGTTTTTCCAACTCTTCTTCTTCCGTAGATAACGGTAAAACTTGAGTTTTTTTCAAACTCTTTATTTAAAGTTTTCATCTCTCTTTGTCTATTTATAAAATTCATAATATCACCTCATC is part of the Cetobacterium somerae genome and encodes:
- a CDS encoding ATP-binding protein; amino-acid sequence: MNFINRQREMKTLNKEFEKNSSFTVIYGRRRVGKTTLIKEFIKDKKAFYFFADKQNETIQINRFKNQLGEHFNDDFVKKIEIKDWDTLFDYFISKLGDEKFVLVIDEFQYLCMVNKSFSSIFQRIFDEKLKNKNIMIILCGSLISMMYSEVLAYDSPLFGRRTAQIKLKPIDFKYYPEFFNEKSHHSLIEMYSITGGIPKYILSFDRERTPLWNIEHNIFDKDNYLYSEPKFLLQEEINDLSRYFSILQSIAVGNTKMSSISSQLEIPSSGLTPYISKLIELDILEKEIPVTEDIKNSKKALYKIKDNYLNFWFNYVYPYQSYLEIENLTYPLEKIKTTFDLWVSKVYENLSRETLMWDSKVPFPIKNLGRWWDKNEEIDVVALGENEILFGECKWSNKHVGLSVLYKLKEKAKSVKWKNGSRKEYYMLFSKSGFSKELIEASQKDSSIILSDF